The nucleotide sequence ATACATTTATCTACTATCTACCACACAGGAATTCAACCTATGACGACACAGCAAGCAACCGCGATTTTTATCCACCGAGGTGACACACCATGCAACAGATTGTGAATCTATGGCCGTTGATTGGCATCGCGGTTATTGTCGTGGGTTTTTTACTTAGGTTTAACCCGGTATTGGTAGTGATTGTCGCAGGGATCATTACCGGGCTGGCCGCTCATATGCCGATCACAGCGATTCTGGAAAAACTAGGTTCCGGCTTCCTTAATACCCGAAATTTGCCACTAATTTTGCTGTTGCCGCTGGCAACTATCGGTCTTTTAGAACGGCACGGCTTAAAAGAACGAGCTCAAACCTGGATTAGCAATATTAAAACAGCAACCGCCGGACGTTTGCTGATCATCTATCTGTTCATTCGTGAAATAACCGCTGCGCTAGGGCTGACCAGTTTAGGAGGGCACCCGCAAATGGTGCGTCCATTGCTGGCACCAATGGTAGAAGGGGCTACGGAAAACCGTCATCATGACCTACCTGACGATATAC is from Photorhabdus laumondii subsp. laumondii and encodes:
- a CDS encoding DUF969 domain-containing protein, with amino-acid sequence MQQIVNLWPLIGIAVIVVGFLLRFNPVLVVIVAGIITGLAAHMPITAILEKLGSGFLNTRNLPLILLLPLATIGLLERHGLKERAQTWISNIKTATAGRLLIIYLFIREITAALGLTSLGGHPQMVRPLLAPMVEGATENRHHDLPDDIRYRLRAMSAATDNVGLFFGEDIFVAFGAIIFMHNFMLESGGIQTEPLHIAMWGIPTAICAFLIHAFRLSRLDHQIATKLAALNGMDKNRSKVE